The following proteins are co-located in the Piscirickettsia litoralis genome:
- the xthA gene encoding exodeoxyribonuclease III: MKVISFNTNGIRARLHQLEELINKHQPDVIGIQETKVMDENFPIQAIKELGYHAYFYGQKSHYGVALLSKQPLNNVTKGLPQEPEDAQRRMISGQIELTNGQTLTVLNGYFPQGESCHHEVKFPYKRQFYKNLHQHLQEDYASDDLIIVMGDFNICPEDIDIGIGDQNAKRWIKNGSASFLPEEREWYQNIQNWGLYDSYRKFFGDSTAFYSWFDYRSRGFDREPRRGLRIDHILATAPTLEYCTDAGIDYDIRSMEKPSDHCPVWAEFKL, from the coding sequence ATGAAAGTCATTTCGTTTAATACCAACGGTATCCGTGCCCGCCTTCACCAGCTCGAAGAACTCATCAACAAGCACCAGCCTGATGTCATCGGCATTCAAGAAACCAAAGTGATGGACGAAAACTTTCCGATTCAAGCCATCAAAGAACTCGGCTACCACGCTTATTTTTACGGGCAAAAATCCCACTATGGCGTGGCTTTACTCTCCAAGCAACCACTCAACAATGTCACTAAAGGCTTACCCCAAGAGCCAGAAGACGCTCAACGACGTATGATCAGCGGCCAAATAGAACTTACGAATGGTCAAACCCTCACTGTTTTAAACGGCTATTTTCCGCAAGGAGAATCTTGTCACCATGAAGTCAAATTCCCCTATAAAAGACAATTTTATAAAAACCTACATCAACATCTTCAAGAAGATTATGCCTCAGATGATTTAATTATCGTCATGGGTGATTTTAACATCTGCCCAGAAGACATCGACATTGGTATCGGTGACCAAAACGCCAAACGCTGGATTAAAAATGGCTCTGCAAGCTTTCTCCCTGAAGAGCGTGAATGGTACCAAAATATTCAAAACTGGGGCTTATACGACAGTTATCGTAAATTTTTTGGTGATAGCACAGCATTTTATAGCTGGTTTGATTACCGCAGCCGAGGCTTTGACCGCGAACCTCGACGCGGCCTACGTATTGATCATATTCTTGCCACCGCCCCGACTTTAGAATACTGCACTGATGCGGGTATCGACTATGACATTCGCAGCATGGAAAAACCCTCTGATCATTGCCCAGTGTGGGCGGAGTTTAAGCTGTAA